A section of the Methanoculleus horonobensis genome encodes:
- a CDS encoding sensor histidine kinase: MHDCTPAHGDILELSGILDAFDEGLLIVGPDNRVACISSHLRHLLGITHDVPVGTDANHFVRWTLIPRICGGSGRTEITAFLFGRASAADFPCAMRLPGGGEGWFRCSCRAVHEGRFRGSRLVRFSPDTSGPGAVPVPETRASRVEGPGSGMDSAKRRRIEAILRESKDRYRFLVENLNEGIALIDREGIVVFANQRMADIIGYSIPGVIGAPVYAFVDENDAGDVREHLQTLGRSMREVFEFELVQKGGGRIHALIATTPIIDAGGTCRGFLATVQDITPLKQMEAKLRESEEKYRSLVELSAEATLIHRDGRIIFVNPAGLKLLGASRPEEVIGMVILDIVHPDARDIIEAITVRDLQGVETPLVELLVVRLDGTTVPIEGRGARTIFEGRPAVQVVMRDISHRKQAEEQLQARNRHLLLLNRIIGTSASTHLPGELLETALDQTLDLLGYDSGAIYRIESGQGEAALQCRRNMPDTCTDLAEIVFGRSFADTIATGLPCYLELDRGLNSPGSRLLREFGFAALACIPLVVESDVVGALLIGTRERGFFSRDERALLEAVGREIGAGIVRGMLYRRLEVANREANLYLDILTHDIRNADNVANIYADLLIDELEGDPARYARKLKDGIRKSIEITTNVATLRKIQEERDGLTRQDLNDVIQGEIAHFSGLCIRYSGQPVEVLADDLLPEIFTNLIGNAAKHGGPGVEVTVAVDAPDDETVVVTVADTGPGVPDDAKESIFFRFEREGGRRGSQGLGLSICRMLAARYGGRMWVEDRVPGHPEQGAAFRFSLRKAGRGGNASA; this comes from the coding sequence ATGCATGACTGCACACCCGCACATGGCGATATCCTCGAACTCTCCGGCATCCTGGATGCGTTCGACGAGGGGCTGCTTATTGTCGGCCCCGACAACCGGGTGGCCTGCATCAGCAGTCATCTGCGGCATCTGCTCGGCATCACTCACGACGTGCCCGTCGGAACCGACGCGAATCATTTCGTCCGCTGGACCCTGATACCCCGTATCTGCGGAGGGTCGGGCAGAACCGAGATCACCGCATTTCTCTTCGGCCGCGCTTCTGCTGCCGACTTCCCGTGCGCGATGCGGTTGCCCGGGGGTGGCGAAGGATGGTTCCGCTGCTCATGCCGCGCGGTTCATGAAGGTCGGTTTCGCGGCAGCCGGCTCGTTCGTTTTTCTCCCGACACCTCCGGCCCCGGGGCCGTCCCGGTCCCCGAAACCCGGGCCTCCCGTGTCGAAGGTCCTGGAAGCGGCATGGATTCCGCAAAGCGGAGGCGGATAGAGGCGATACTGCGGGAGAGCAAGGACAGATACCGGTTCCTCGTCGAGAACCTCAACGAGGGGATCGCGCTGATCGACAGGGAGGGCATCGTGGTCTTCGCAAACCAGAGGATGGCCGATATCATCGGTTATTCGATCCCCGGGGTCATCGGAGCGCCGGTCTACGCGTTCGTCGATGAGAACGATGCCGGAGACGTGAGGGAACACCTGCAGACTCTTGGCCGGAGCATGCGCGAGGTCTTCGAGTTCGAACTGGTTCAAAAAGGCGGCGGACGTATCCATGCGCTGATAGCAACCACTCCCATCATCGACGCCGGCGGCACCTGCCGGGGGTTCCTTGCCACTGTCCAGGACATCACCCCCTTGAAGCAGATGGAAGCAAAACTCCGCGAGAGCGAGGAGAAGTACCGGTCTCTCGTTGAACTCTCTGCCGAGGCGACCCTGATCCACCGTGACGGGAGGATCATATTCGTCAACCCCGCCGGCCTGAAGCTGCTCGGGGCTTCACGCCCGGAAGAGGTGATCGGGATGGTTATCCTCGATATCGTCCACCCGGATGCCCGCGACATCATCGAGGCCATCACCGTGCGGGATCTCCAGGGCGTGGAGACGCCGCTTGTCGAGTTGTTGGTCGTCAGACTCGACGGAACGACGGTTCCCATCGAGGGGAGGGGAGCTCGGACGATCTTTGAGGGCCGACCTGCGGTTCAGGTCGTCATGCGGGACATCAGCCACCGGAAACAGGCGGAGGAGCAACTGCAGGCGAGGAACCGGCATCTCCTTCTGCTTAACCGGATCATCGGCACATCCGCTTCGACCCATCTGCCGGGAGAACTGCTGGAGACGGCGCTTGACCAGACACTCGATCTCCTCGGCTACGATAGCGGCGCAATCTACCGTATCGAGTCCGGACAGGGAGAGGCCGCTCTTCAGTGCCGGCGAAACATGCCGGATACGTGCACGGATCTGGCAGAGATCGTTTTCGGAAGGTCGTTTGCCGATACCATCGCCACCGGCCTTCCGTGCTACCTTGAACTGGATCGGGGCCTGAACTCCCCGGGATCCCGTCTTCTCCGGGAGTTCGGGTTTGCCGCACTCGCCTGCATCCCGCTCGTCGTCGAGTCCGACGTCGTCGGGGCGCTCCTCATCGGGACCCGGGAGCGTGGATTCTTCTCTCGCGACGAGCGTGCGCTTCTCGAAGCCGTCGGTCGCGAGATCGGGGCCGGCATCGTGCGGGGGATGCTCTACCGGAGGCTTGAGGTGGCGAACCGGGAGGCGAACCTCTACCTCGACATCCTTACGCACGATATCCGGAATGCGGACAACGTCGCAAACATCTACGCCGACCTCCTCATCGACGAGCTCGAGGGAGATCCGGCCCGATACGCCCGGAAACTGAAGGACGGGATCAGGAAGAGCATCGAGATCACCACAAACGTCGCCACCCTCCGAAAGATCCAGGAGGAACGGGACGGCCTTACGCGGCAAGACCTCAACGACGTGATCCAGGGAGAGATCGCCCACTTTTCCGGTCTCTGCATCCGGTATTCCGGGCAACCCGTGGAAGTCCTGGCCGACGATCTCCTTCCCGAGATCTTCACGAACCTCATCGGCAACGCCGCAAAGCACGGCGGGCCGGGTGTCGAGGTCACGGTGGCGGTCGATGCTCCGGACGATGAGACCGTTGTCGTCACCGTTGCCGACACCGGCCCCGGGGTTCCGGACGATGCGAAGGAGTCGATCTTCTTCCGGTTCGAGCGGGAGGGCGGCAGGCGGGGGAGCCAGGGGCTCGGGCTCTCGATCTGCCGGATGCTTGCCGCGCGCTACGGCGGCAGGATGTGGGTCGAAGACCGGGTTCCGGGGCATCCGGAGCAGGGCGCGGCATTCCGGTTCTCCCTCAGGAAAGCCGGACGTGGAGGCAATGCCTCCGCCTGA
- a CDS encoding copper-translocating P-type ATPase: protein MGHDHGEGGRRNETDLEEATQKKPPETHRPGHGSHHHALEDFRRRFIVSTILTIPILLLSKPVQDLLGIAIRFPGSDYLLLALATAVYLYGGWPFLTGIVSELEARMPGMMTLIAVAITVAYVYSSAVVLGIVGEEGFFWELATLIDIMLLGHWVEMRSVLGASRALEELVRVMPSEAHLLRDAGTDDVPVDRLEPGDRVLVRPGEKVPVDGTVIEGATSVDEAMLTGESRPVEKRPGDAVIGGAVNGEGSIAVEVRRTGAETYLAQVIDLVRKAQESRSRTQDLADRAAFLLVVIALSVGAVTFAAWFALGEGAGFAVERAATVMVITCPHALGLAVPLVIAVSTALAAKSGFLIRDRSAFERAKDLTAVVFDKTGTLTTGRFGVTDVLALDGATEEDVVGTTASVEAHSEHPIARGIVRSAEERGIAPLPVDGFRAIPGVGVEGKAGGRTVRVVGPGYLAERGIDPGDGRIETLQQQGKTVVFLLEDDRLTGALALADIIRPESGEAIRRLKEMGVRCMMLTGDNRDVAAWVAGELDLDEFFAGVLPHEKAEKIREVQRRYRVAMVGDGINDAPALVEADVGIAIGAGTDVAVESADIVLVRSDPRDAAAVIDLAKKTYRKMLENLLWATGYNTVAIPLAAGVLIGAGILLTPAVGAVLMSASTVIVAINARLLRV, encoded by the coding sequence GTGGGCCACGATCACGGTGAGGGCGGACGGCGGAACGAGACGGATCTAGAAGAGGCCACCCAAAAGAAGCCGCCGGAGACCCACCGGCCCGGCCATGGCTCGCACCACCACGCCCTCGAGGACTTCCGGCGACGCTTCATCGTCTCGACGATACTGACGATTCCAATCCTTCTCCTCTCGAAACCGGTTCAGGATCTTCTCGGGATCGCTATCCGGTTCCCGGGATCGGACTACCTGCTCCTCGCTCTTGCGACCGCGGTCTACCTCTACGGCGGGTGGCCGTTTCTCACCGGCATCGTAAGCGAACTCGAGGCGCGGATGCCCGGGATGATGACGCTCATCGCCGTCGCGATCACCGTCGCCTACGTATACAGTTCGGCGGTCGTTCTCGGTATCGTCGGCGAGGAGGGGTTCTTCTGGGAACTCGCCACCCTGATCGACATCATGCTCCTCGGGCACTGGGTGGAGATGCGCTCGGTTCTCGGGGCATCGCGTGCGCTCGAGGAACTCGTCCGGGTCATGCCCTCGGAGGCGCACCTTCTCCGGGACGCCGGCACGGACGACGTGCCCGTCGACCGGCTCGAACCGGGCGACCGGGTTCTCGTCCGGCCGGGGGAGAAGGTGCCGGTGGACGGCACGGTGATCGAGGGGGCGACGAGCGTCGACGAGGCGATGCTCACCGGCGAGTCGCGCCCGGTGGAGAAGCGCCCGGGTGATGCGGTCATCGGCGGAGCGGTGAACGGCGAGGGCTCGATCGCCGTGGAGGTCCGGCGGACGGGTGCGGAGACCTATCTCGCGCAGGTGATCGACCTCGTCCGAAAGGCGCAGGAGAGCAGGTCGCGGACGCAGGATCTCGCCGACCGGGCGGCGTTCCTCCTGGTGGTGATCGCCCTCTCGGTCGGCGCGGTGACGTTCGCGGCGTGGTTCGCCCTCGGAGAGGGGGCCGGATTTGCAGTGGAGCGGGCCGCGACCGTGATGGTCATCACCTGTCCCCACGCGCTCGGCCTCGCCGTCCCGCTCGTGATTGCAGTCTCGACGGCGCTTGCCGCAAAGTCGGGATTCCTGATCCGGGACCGGAGCGCGTTCGAGCGGGCAAAGGATCTCACGGCGGTCGTCTTCGACAAGACCGGAACTCTCACGACGGGAAGATTCGGTGTCACGGACGTCCTCGCCTTAGACGGCGCGACAGAGGAGGACGTGGTCGGGACGACGGCATCGGTAGAGGCGCACTCCGAGCACCCGATAGCCCGGGGCATCGTCCGGAGCGCGGAGGAACGGGGAATTGCTCCGCTCCCGGTAGATGGGTTTCGGGCGATCCCGGGAGTCGGCGTCGAGGGGAAGGCCGGGGGCCGGACCGTCCGGGTGGTCGGCCCGGGCTACCTCGCGGAGCGGGGCATCGATCCCGGGGACGGGCGGATCGAGACGCTCCAGCAGCAGGGCAAGACCGTCGTCTTCCTGCTCGAGGACGACCGTCTCACGGGAGCGCTCGCGCTTGCCGATATCATCAGGCCGGAGTCGGGGGAGGCGATCCGCCGGCTCAAAGAGATGGGCGTCCGGTGCATGATGCTGACCGGGGACAACCGCGACGTCGCCGCGTGGGTGGCGGGGGAACTTGATCTTGACGAGTTCTTTGCCGGGGTTCTCCCCCATGAGAAGGCGGAGAAGATCCGGGAGGTGCAGCGGCGCTACCGGGTGGCGATGGTGGGCGACGGGATCAACGACGCACCCGCGCTCGTCGAGGCCGATGTGGGCATCGCCATCGGGGCCGGAACCGATGTGGCCGTCGAGAGCGCCGATATCGTTCTCGTCAGGAGCGACCCGCGGGACGCGGCGGCGGTCATCGACCTCGCAAAGAAGACCTACCGGAAGATGCTCGAGAACCTCCTCTGGGCGACGGGCTACAACACCGTCGCCATCCCGCTCGCCGCCGGTGTCCTGATCGGTGCCGGGATCCTTCTCACCCCGGCCGTCGGGGCGGTGCTGATGAGTGCAAGCACGGTGATCGTCGCGATCAATGCCCGGCTGCTCCGGGTATAG
- a CDS encoding type II toxin-antitoxin system PemK/MazF family toxin, which produces MGRYASGDVVLAPVRIGGVGERKVRPAVVVSAGESGNLLICPVSSSPSIDGISIPLSLNDFARGGLDLFTESYALAAHAATIRTSDVVGKKGTLLPETFAAIREAVPGVYDKRGRGRR; this is translated from the coding sequence ATGGGACGCTACGCCAGCGGCGACGTCGTTTTAGCCCCCGTGCGGATAGGGGGAGTGGGCGAGCGGAAAGTGCGCCCGGCGGTGGTCGTTTCTGCGGGAGAGAGCGGAAACCTGCTGATCTGCCCGGTATCGAGCAGTCCGTCCATCGACGGGATCTCGATCCCCCTCTCGCTCAACGACTTCGCCCGGGGCGGGCTCGACCTCTTCACCGAGAGTTACGCTCTCGCCGCACACGCCGCCACCATCCGGACATCGGACGTCGTCGGAAAGAAAGGCACGCTCCTGCCGGAGACGTTCGCCGCCATCAGGGAGGCCGTGCCGGGGGTGTACGACAAGAGGGGACGGGGACGGCGGTGA
- a CDS encoding PAS domain S-box protein, producing MTDSHQDRAPFHSAVLNALEDGLLVVGDDRKVRWYNPALARTLGIRQKDAIGMEFGSLLETYFLPIIEDDDSMQLLRHVLENGADLPSLLCRARTPDGTRRWISVSSKQAFPVTGQRLIKIRDATADLHAHHFRVALDQSPVVVFVQDEELRYIWSYNQQLGSTDTSIIGMREEDVFPENAEHLSALKRRVLETGESVRAAVTFTVAGEQRVRDLTLKPFRDVSGEIVGVAGTAFDVTERNRVEEMLREKTHELKKRMDELRCLYTITHLVETPGMTLDKLLQAVADTLPMGWQYPDYTGVRITVDGRDYFRGDPADSAWTQESPIAVHGKQVGEIEVRYLADIPEGGKGPFLPEEQMLLDAISKRLGRIIERLQVEAALEESEETFRGIAQRSFDLIVTSYLDDGLNYVSPAMERILGYSPEEMVGTDWEDYILPTSLLTWKEGRRRVLRGEQIEGLKIEVRRKNGETAILELNESPIIEKKAIVGFQVIGRDISERILHERLREQAFDMTERNIAQFAVLADHVRHPLQVIMGVADLLDDEAVAAKLREQVRRINLQISELDREWMESRKIREFLKRYEL from the coding sequence ATGACGGACTCGCACCAGGATCGGGCACCCTTTCATAGTGCGGTGCTCAACGCTCTCGAAGACGGACTTCTTGTGGTCGGCGACGACCGGAAGGTCAGGTGGTACAACCCTGCCCTGGCACGAACCCTCGGTATCCGGCAGAAGGACGCCATCGGGATGGAGTTCGGTTCTCTCCTCGAGACATACTTCCTTCCGATCATCGAGGATGACGATTCCATGCAGTTGCTCCGTCATGTCCTTGAGAACGGCGCGGACCTGCCTTCTCTTCTCTGCCGTGCCCGGACACCCGACGGCACCCGGCGCTGGATCTCGGTATCGAGCAAGCAGGCGTTCCCCGTGACCGGGCAGCGGCTCATCAAGATTCGGGACGCCACCGCGGATCTGCATGCGCATCACTTCAGGGTCGCGCTTGACCAGTCCCCGGTGGTCGTCTTCGTGCAGGACGAAGAACTCCGCTACATCTGGTCGTACAACCAGCAGCTGGGGTCTACGGATACGTCCATCATCGGCATGCGCGAAGAGGATGTCTTTCCCGAGAACGCCGAGCATCTTTCCGCGCTCAAGCGGCGGGTTCTTGAGACGGGAGAGTCCGTGCGGGCTGCGGTGACGTTCACCGTCGCGGGCGAACAGCGCGTCCGCGATCTGACGCTCAAGCCGTTCCGGGATGTGAGCGGGGAGATCGTCGGCGTTGCCGGGACGGCCTTCGACGTGACCGAGCGGAACCGGGTAGAGGAGATGCTCCGGGAGAAGACGCACGAACTGAAGAAGCGGATGGACGAACTCCGGTGCCTCTACACCATCACGCACCTCGTCGAGACGCCCGGGATGACGCTCGACAAACTCCTGCAGGCGGTTGCCGATACCCTTCCGATGGGATGGCAGTACCCGGACTATACCGGGGTGCGGATCACCGTCGACGGCCGGGATTACTTCCGGGGCGACCCGGCGGATTCAGCCTGGACTCAGGAGAGCCCGATCGCCGTCCACGGCAAACAGGTCGGTGAGATCGAGGTGCGATACCTCGCGGATATCCCCGAGGGCGGCAAAGGGCCGTTCCTGCCGGAAGAGCAGATGCTGCTGGACGCCATCTCGAAGCGGCTCGGCCGGATCATCGAACGGCTGCAGGTAGAAGCGGCGCTTGAAGAGAGCGAGGAGACGTTCCGGGGGATTGCCCAGCGGAGTTTCGACCTCATCGTCACGTCGTACCTGGACGACGGGCTGAACTACGTCTCGCCGGCGATGGAGCGGATACTCGGGTACTCTCCCGAAGAGATGGTGGGAACCGATTGGGAGGATTACATCCTCCCGACAAGCCTTCTGACCTGGAAAGAGGGGCGACGGAGAGTCCTCCGGGGCGAGCAGATCGAGGGGCTCAAGATCGAGGTCCGGCGAAAGAACGGGGAGACCGCCATACTGGAACTGAACGAGTCGCCGATCATCGAGAAGAAGGCGATCGTGGGGTTCCAGGTGATCGGCAGGGACATCTCCGAGCGGATCCTGCACGAGCGGCTCCGGGAGCAGGCGTTCGATATGACCGAGCGGAATATCGCCCAGTTCGCCGTCCTTGCCGACCACGTCCGCCACCCGCTCCAGGTGATCATGGGGGTCGCGGATCTCCTCGACGACGAGGCGGTCGCGGCGAAACTCCGGGAGCAGGTCCGGCGGATCAATCTGCAGATCAGCGAGCTCGACCGGGAATGGATGGAGTCACGGAAGATCCGGGAGTTCTTGAAGCGGTATGAACTCTGA
- a CDS encoding nitroreductase family protein has translation MMTDAESIEIFSVIRERRSVRNYTDRDVPDEALRAIIAAGIQAPTALGLQPWQFVIVKDRALMRRASDYCKPILIEKIGEEGGAGTEEFLEALKNPAFNIFYNAPVLILVLGAREAASSFLDCALCAENMMLAAWALGMGSCWIGSAALIQQNPDLLAALKIPDDHQIVAPLIFGYPAPLSPKQVRREPRITWVP, from the coding sequence ATGATGACGGATGCCGAATCCATCGAGATCTTCTCCGTGATCCGGGAGCGCCGGAGCGTCAGGAACTACACCGACCGGGACGTCCCGGACGAGGCCCTGAGAGCGATCATCGCTGCGGGCATCCAGGCCCCGACCGCCCTCGGGCTTCAGCCCTGGCAGTTCGTGATCGTAAAAGACCGTGCCCTGATGCGCCGGGCATCCGATTACTGTAAGCCGATCCTCATCGAGAAGATCGGCGAGGAGGGCGGAGCAGGGACGGAAGAGTTTCTTGAGGCACTCAAGAACCCCGCGTTCAACATCTTCTACAACGCCCCGGTGCTGATCCTGGTTCTCGGTGCCCGGGAAGCCGCATCGAGCTTCCTCGACTGCGCGCTCTGCGCGGAGAACATGATGCTTGCCGCCTGGGCGCTCGGTATGGGCAGTTGCTGGATCGGTTCGGCGGCTCTCATCCAGCAGAACCCCGACCTCCTTGCAGCGCTGAAGATTCCGGACGACCACCAGATCGTGGCACCGCTGATCTTCGGCTATCCTGCCCCCCTCTCACCGAAACAGGTGCGCCGGGAGCCCCGGATAACGTGGGTTCCCTGA
- a CDS encoding S1C family serine protease: MDKIGHRLFQHIGDSSQKSVPDRHAASPDPGESDADLLDAYSRAVVRVVESVGPAVVSVVVGKNSPGWRGEQVGAGSGVAVSPEGYILTNNHVVQGAGRIEVRTADGTALPARLAGADPATDLAVLRAETADLAYASFGDSGKLAVGQLAIAIGNPLGFDSTVSTGVLSALGRAFRSRDGRLIENIIQHTAPLNPGNSGGPLVDSRGRVIGINTAIIPTAQGICFSIPSNTASWVLPQLVADGRVRRGYLGIAGQSQPLPQHLALALGLAANQAVEVVSVNRASPAGRAGLRPGDMIVGINETCVTCVDDLHRFLAAWPIAEPATLTIVRNRRRITLPIVPAEAVACTVAG; this comes from the coding sequence ATGGATAAAATTGGGCACAGACTCTTCCAGCATATCGGAGATTCTTCTCAGAAATCCGTTCCAGATAGGCACGCTGCAAGCCCCGATCCCGGGGAGTCCGATGCCGACCTCCTCGACGCTTACTCCCGCGCCGTCGTCCGGGTCGTCGAGTCCGTGGGCCCCGCGGTCGTGAGCGTGGTCGTGGGGAAGAACTCCCCGGGGTGGCGCGGCGAGCAGGTGGGAGCAGGATCAGGCGTGGCCGTATCGCCGGAGGGCTACATCCTGACCAACAACCACGTGGTGCAGGGGGCGGGGAGGATCGAGGTCAGGACGGCGGACGGCACCGCTCTCCCCGCACGCCTGGCCGGGGCCGACCCGGCAACCGACCTCGCCGTGCTCCGCGCCGAGACGGCAGATCTCGCCTACGCGTCGTTCGGGGACTCCGGGAAGCTCGCGGTCGGCCAGCTCGCGATAGCCATCGGCAACCCGCTCGGCTTTGATTCGACCGTCTCGACGGGAGTCCTGAGCGCTCTCGGAAGGGCGTTTCGAAGCCGGGACGGCCGCCTGATCGAGAACATCATCCAGCACACCGCTCCCTTGAACCCCGGCAACTCCGGCGGCCCGCTGGTGGACTCCCGCGGCCGGGTCATCGGGATCAACACGGCCATCATCCCGACAGCGCAGGGTATCTGCTTCTCGATCCCCTCGAACACCGCCTCGTGGGTTCTCCCGCAGCTGGTCGCCGACGGCAGGGTTCGGCGCGGATACCTCGGCATCGCCGGCCAGTCGCAGCCGCTCCCGCAGCACCTCGCTCTGGCGCTTGGCCTCGCCGCGAACCAGGCGGTCGAGGTCGTCTCGGTGAACCGGGCCAGCCCCGCCGGCCGGGCCGGACTCAGGCCGGGGGATATGATTGTCGGGATCAACGAGACCTGCGTGACCTGCGTCGACGATCTGCACCGGTTCCTTGCCGCCTGGCCTATCGCGGAACCCGCAACCCTGACGATTGTCCGGAACCGGCGGCGGATCACGCTCCCGATCGTCCCCGCGGAAGCGGTCGCGTGCACCGTTGCCGGGTGA
- a CDS encoding alpha/beta hydrolase, with protein sequence MLGTAAIEVEDARVDVRPTDIRRFPQAGEAYDTVEIATDRGTTVCRYYEAQEARSGVVMVGGTGGGFDTPARGLYPRLAEDLPNHRISALRVQYRHPTDLVESAFDTVLGLRYLESRGVAAAGVVGHSLGGAVAIQAAANVPAVRVVIAVATQSAGTEPVAAFAGRAAILLVHGDADLVLSHHSSEVVYRRAGEPRRLIIYEGAGHTLDETAESLYVEVKAWLLKHLPGTLV encoded by the coding sequence ATGCTCGGAACGGCTGCAATTGAAGTGGAGGATGCGAGAGTCGACGTGCGCCCAACGGATATCAGGCGATTCCCACAGGCCGGCGAGGCCTACGACACCGTAGAGATTGCGACCGACCGGGGGACGACCGTCTGCCGCTACTACGAAGCGCAGGAAGCCAGAAGCGGCGTCGTCATGGTGGGCGGAACCGGCGGCGGATTCGACACCCCGGCACGGGGACTCTACCCGCGGCTGGCAGAGGATCTTCCGAACCACCGGATCAGTGCGCTCCGGGTGCAGTACCGGCACCCGACCGACCTCGTGGAATCGGCCTTCGACACGGTGCTCGGGCTGCGCTACCTCGAGAGCCGGGGTGTCGCGGCCGCCGGGGTGGTCGGACACTCGCTCGGGGGAGCCGTGGCTATCCAGGCGGCGGCGAACGTCCCGGCGGTCAGGGTCGTCATCGCCGTCGCCACCCAGTCCGCCGGAACCGAACCGGTCGCCGCCTTCGCCGGCCGTGCGGCAATCCTCCTGGTGCACGGGGACGCCGACCTGGTTCTCTCCCATCACTCCTCCGAGGTGGTCTACCGGCGTGCCGGCGAACCCCGGCGGCTGATCATCTACGAAGGAGCGGGGCACACCCTCGACGAGACGGCCGAGAGCCTCTATGTCGAGGTGAAAGCGTGGCTCCTCAAGCACCTCCCGGGGACGCTTGTCTGA
- a CDS encoding glycerophosphodiester phosphodiesterase, with protein MFIIGHRGARALGPENTLSSLRKGMACADLVEVDLRLTRDGIPVAIHDATLDRTTDGAGPVKGHTVEDLAGLDAGGGERIPTLAEILDLVRNATGLVAEIKEPGTEAIIVSALMDQMPERLFLVSFHPASVATAKRLLPGAQAGLIYSEETGDPVALARSVQADLILPRWDRVSRELVERAHAAGLLVAPWLLNTEDDIREALRLGIDGFSSDDPCAARRYLEGLAGERPVRQASPGGA; from the coding sequence ATGTTCATCATCGGACACCGGGGAGCGAGGGCCCTCGGGCCGGAGAACACCCTGAGCTCTCTCCGAAAGGGTATGGCCTGCGCGGATCTCGTCGAGGTCGACCTGCGCCTCACACGGGACGGCATCCCGGTCGCGATCCACGATGCAACCCTCGACCGGACGACGGACGGGGCCGGGCCGGTCAAGGGTCATACCGTCGAAGACCTGGCCGGACTGGACGCCGGCGGGGGCGAGAGGATCCCGACGCTAGCGGAGATTCTCGACCTCGTCCGCAACGCTACAGGGCTTGTTGCGGAGATCAAAGAGCCCGGGACGGAGGCGATCATCGTCTCGGCGCTCATGGATCAGATGCCGGAACGTCTCTTTTTAGTCTCGTTTCATCCCGCAAGCGTTGCGACGGCAAAGAGGCTCCTTCCCGGGGCGCAGGCGGGCCTCATCTACTCTGAGGAGACCGGCGATCCCGTAGCGCTCGCCCGCTCGGTGCAGGCCGACCTCATCCTCCCGCGATGGGACCGGGTCTCGCGCGAACTGGTGGAGCGAGCGCACGCGGCCGGGCTGCTTGTCGCTCCCTGGCTCTTGAACACGGAGGATGATATCCGTGAAGCGCTCCGGCTCGGCATCGACGGGTTCTCAAGCGATGATCCCTGCGCTGCGCGGCGTTACCTTGAGGGGTTGGCCGGGGAGCGCCCGGTCAGACAAGCGTCCCCGGGAGGTGCTTGA
- a CDS encoding DUF2795 domain-containing protein — MKGMKESAASGMSKVAGSLQELDPRIIEQITSKINFPASKGNLISQAKESGAPQGLLDTLNRFEDKQYNSQEDIKSEFQKVQQK; from the coding sequence ATGAAAGGCATGAAAGAATCCGCCGCGAGCGGGATGTCGAAAGTCGCCGGGTCCCTGCAGGAACTCGACCCCCGGATCATCGAACAGATCACTTCGAAGATCAATTTCCCCGCATCGAAAGGCAATCTTATCTCCCAGGCGAAGGAGAGCGGAGCGCCCCAGGGCCTCCTCGACACGTTGAACCGGTTTGAGGATAAGCAGTACAACAGCCAGGAAGACATCAAATCAGAGTTTCAGAAGGTCCAGCAGAAGTAA
- a CDS encoding ABC transporter substrate-binding protein: MKKYGILTLLACIVAVLAVAGAGCTGTTTEPDYVVGIDGAYPPFSYVDKDGNAQGFDVDSMKWIAEKKGVKVTFMAVDWDAIIPTLQAGKIDMVYAGMSITPERLEKVNFSDPYWSINQDVVAREDSNVTLDDVLAGKAIIGVQRGCTAAIWIEENLVETGKMSKDNLRYYPDTPAAVSDLEIGRIDAVMYDDVSIQDIIAGKPLKTIGSVETQEQEQFGVAIRKEDTALLEFMNEGIAELQADPYWEELKEKHNLK, from the coding sequence ATGAAAAAGTATGGTATTCTCACGCTGCTCGCATGTATCGTCGCAGTGCTGGCAGTCGCAGGTGCAGGGTGCACCGGTACGACCACCGAACCGGACTACGTCGTCGGTATCGACGGCGCGTATCCTCCCTTCAGCTACGTCGATAAGGACGGTAACGCCCAGGGATTCGATGTCGATTCCATGAAGTGGATCGCCGAGAAGAAGGGCGTCAAGGTGACGTTCATGGCGGTCGACTGGGACGCCATCATCCCGACTCTCCAGGCAGGAAAGATCGATATGGTCTATGCCGGGATGTCGATCACCCCCGAGCGGCTGGAGAAGGTCAACTTCAGCGACCCCTACTGGTCAATCAACCAGGACGTCGTAGCCCGCGAAGACTCGAACGTGACGCTTGATGACGTTCTTGCCGGAAAGGCGATCATCGGAGTGCAGCGGGGATGCACTGCCGCCATCTGGATCGAGGAGAACCTGGTCGAGACCGGAAAGATGTCCAAGGACAACCTGAGATACTACCCCGACACACCGGCTGCCGTCAGCGACCTCGAGATCGGCAGGATCGACGCGGTCATGTATGACGACGTCTCCATCCAGGACATCATCGCAGGCAAGCCGCTGAAGACCATCGGCTCCGTCGAGACACAGGAACAGGAGCAGTTCGGCGTCGCCATCAGAAAGGAGGACACTGCGCTCCTCGAGTTCATGAACGAGGGGATTGCGGAACTGCAGGCCGATCCCTACTGGGAAGAACTCAAAGAGAAACACAACCTGAAGTAA